Sequence from the Rhizobium sp. TH2 genome:
GTTCGACCAGATGCTTCTTGTCGCTCGTGCGGAACTCGACAACACCAAGCGCAAGGGGATCTATCGCGACATGGCGACGATCCTGCAGGCCGAAGGCGGCCTGATCTCGCCGATGTTCAACGATTACATCGACGCGACTGGCCCTGGCGTCGAAGGCTGGGTCGAGGATCCCAACTACGAACTGTCGGGCGGCTACGCCCTTCAGCGTTGCTGGCTCGCGGCGTGATCCGGACGGACCGGATATGTCATCGCCCATCGTAAAACTCATTGCCCAGCGCGTCGCGCTGGGCATACTCCTCCTTTTCGCCGTATCGGTGCTGATCTTCGCCGGAACGCAGATCCTGCCCGGCGACGTCGCGCAATCCATTCTCGGCCAATCGGCGACGCCCGTCTCGCTGGCGAATCTGCGCGAGGAGATGGGCCTGAACGATCCCGCCTATGTCAGGTATTTCCGCTGGCTGTTCGGTATTCTGCAGGGTGACCTCGGCACTGCGCTGACCAGCAAGCTCGACATCGCGACATCGATCAAGGGCCGGCTGTGGAACACGCTGTTCCTCGCCTTCTGGGCGGCTGTTGTCTCGATCCCGCTGGCGATCATTCTCGGGCTGCTCGCCGTCCGCTACCGCAACGGACCGGTCGACAAGCTGATTTCCGGCCTTGCGCTCGCTTCGACCTCGGTGCCGGAATTCTTCATCGGCTATCTGCTGGTCTATTTCTTCGCCGTGAAATTTCAGGTCTTTCCCGGCATTTCAACCGTCTATGACGGTATGCCCTTCCTTGAGAAGATGAAGGCCATCGCGCTGCCGGCCACCGCGCTGACACTGGTCGTGCTTGCGCATATGATGCGCATGACACGCGCCGCGATCCTCAATGTCATGCAATCGGCCTATATCGAAACCGCGGAACTCAAGGGCCTGACTGCCTTCGAAATCATCTGGAAACATGCCTTCCCGAATGCCATCGCGCCGATCATCAATGTGGTGATGATCAATCTCGCCTTCCTCGTCGTCGGCGTGGTGGTGGTCGAGGTGATCTTCGTCTATCCCGGCATGGGGCAGTATCTGGTGGACCATGTCGCCAAGCGCGATGTGCCCGTGGTGCAGGCCGTCGGTCTGATCTTCGCCGCTGTCTATATCTTCCTCAACGTGGTGGCAGACGTGGCGTCGATCCTCGCCAATCCGCGCCTGCGGCATCCAAAGTGAGGGCGCACCATGCTTAACATAAGACGTGTTCCTCCCGGCGCCCTGATCGGCCTGATCCTCACCGCGTTGTTTCTGCTGGTGGCGATTTTCGCGCAGGTGATCGCGCCCTATGGACTGGGCGAGATCGCCGGTGGCGTCTGGGAGCCGATGTCGGCAAAATTCCCGCTCGGCACCGACAATCTCGGACGTGATCTCCTCTCCCGCATGATCTATGGCGCCCAGACCACGATTTTCATCGCCGTGCTCGCGACGCTGATCTCGTTCTCGATGGGCGCGATCCTGGGCTTCGCGGCCGCTGTTGCGGGCGGCTGGTTCGACATGACCATGTCGCGGCTCGTCGATCTCCTGATGGCGATCCCGACGCTGATCTTCGGCCTGGTCGTGCTCTCGGTCCTGCCATCGACGCTGATGACGCTGATCCTCGTAATGGGTGTGCTGGATTCCACGCGTGTCTATCGTCTCTCGCGGGCGGTGGCGGTCGATCTCAACGTCATGGATTTCGTCGAGGCGGCCAAGCTGCGCGGCGAGGGCAAGTGGTGGGTGATCTTTGCTGAAATCCTGCCCAATGCGCTCTCGCCCCTGGTTTCGGAATTCGGCCTGCGCTTCATCTATGCCGTGCTCTTCCTCTCCGCGCTATCCTTCCTCGGGCTCGGCGTCCAGCCGCCAGCGGCGGACTGGGGCGGCATGGTCAAGGAGAACAAGGACGGCATCGTCTTCGGTATTCCGGCGGCCCTGATCCCGGCCGCTGCGATTGCGGCGCTCGCCATCTCCGTCAATCTGGTCGCCGACTGGATCCTGAACCGGACCACCGACCTCAAGGGAGGGCGCGGCAATGGCTGATACCTTGCTCGATATCCGCAACCTCCGCATCGAGGCGACCGTCTATCCGCCCGGCGAGCAACCCCGCACGGCGACCATTGTCGATGGCGTCTCGCTGACCTTGGAGAAGGGCAGGGTGCTCGGCCTGATCGGCGAATCCGGCGCCGGCAAATCCACCATCGGGCTGTCGCCGATGGGCTACGGCCGGGGCGGCGTCCGCATTACCGGCGGCGAGGTCATCCTCAACGGCCGGAACATTCTCGAGCAGGGCAAGAACGGCATCCGCAAGCTGCGCGGCCGTGAAGTCTGCTATGTCGCGCAATCGGCGGCCGCCGCCTTCAACCCGGCGCAGCGGCTGATGGACCAGGTGGTGGAATCCTCGCTCAAGCACGGCGTCGCCAACCGGGCCGAGGCCGAGAAACGCGCGATAGCTCTGTTCAAGAAATTGAGCCTGCCCGATCCCGAGAATATCGGCCGGCGCTATCCGCACCAGGTCTCCGGCGGTCAGCTTCAGCGCGTCATGACGGCCATGGCGCTTTGCCCGGAACCCGACCTGATCGTCTTCGACGAGCCGACGACCGCGCTCGACGTGACGACCCAGATCGATGTGCTGGCTGCGATCAAGGATGCGATCCGGGACACCGGCGTCGCAGCACTCTACATCACACACGATCTCGCCGTGGTCGCCCAGGTTGCTGACGACATCATGGTGCTGCGTCACGGCAAGATGGTGGAGAAGGGCACGACCTACGAGATCATCAAGCAGCCGAAAGAGCCCTATACGCAGGCGCTGGTCTCGGTTCACCATATCGAGCACGAGGAGAAGCAGCCGACACCGAAGCCGATCCTGTCGGTGAAGAACGTCACTGCCGCATATGGCAATGGCATCGTCAAGGTGCTCAAGCATGTCTCCGTCGATATCCATCCC
This genomic interval carries:
- a CDS encoding ABC transporter permease, with translation MSSPIVKLIAQRVALGILLLFAVSVLIFAGTQILPGDVAQSILGQSATPVSLANLREEMGLNDPAYVRYFRWLFGILQGDLGTALTSKLDIATSIKGRLWNTLFLAFWAAVVSIPLAIILGLLAVRYRNGPVDKLISGLALASTSVPEFFIGYLLVYFFAVKFQVFPGISTVYDGMPFLEKMKAIALPATALTLVVLAHMMRMTRAAILNVMQSAYIETAELKGLTAFEIIWKHAFPNAIAPIINVVMINLAFLVVGVVVVEVIFVYPGMGQYLVDHVAKRDVPVVQAVGLIFAAVYIFLNVVADVASILANPRLRHPK
- a CDS encoding ABC transporter permease, encoding MLNIRRVPPGALIGLILTALFLLVAIFAQVIAPYGLGEIAGGVWEPMSAKFPLGTDNLGRDLLSRMIYGAQTTIFIAVLATLISFSMGAILGFAAAVAGGWFDMTMSRLVDLLMAIPTLIFGLVVLSVLPSTLMTLILVMGVLDSTRVYRLSRAVAVDLNVMDFVEAAKLRGEGKWWVIFAEILPNALSPLVSEFGLRFIYAVLFLSALSFLGLGVQPPAADWGGMVKENKDGIVFGIPAALIPAAAIAALAISVNLVADWILNRTTDLKGGRGNG
- a CDS encoding ABC transporter ATP-binding protein yields the protein MADTLLDIRNLRIEATVYPPGEQPRTATIVDGVSLTLEKGRVLGLIGESGAGKSTIGLSPMGYGRGGVRITGGEVILNGRNILEQGKNGIRKLRGREVCYVAQSAAAAFNPAQRLMDQVVESSLKHGVANRAEAEKRAIALFKKLSLPDPENIGRRYPHQVSGGQLQRVMTAMALCPEPDLIVFDEPTTALDVTTQIDVLAAIKDAIRDTGVAALYITHDLAVVAQVADDIMVLRHGKMVEKGTTYEIIKQPKEPYTQALVSVHHIEHEEKQPTPKPILSVKNVTAAYGNGIVKVLKHVSVDIHPGQTLAVVGESGSGKSTLARAITGLLPPEQGEVIFDGRKLSNRLTDRTKDDLRQLQMIYQMADVAMNPRHTVGTIIGRPLTFYFGLRGGERDKRVKELLEEIEMGTGFIDRYPAELSGGQKQRVCIARALAAKPKLIICDEVTSALDPLVANGILKLLLNLQKIEQVAYLFITHDLATVKSIADSIAVMYRGEVVRYGAKSHVLTPPFDDYTDLLLSSVPEMEIGWLETAIAGRKMASAGN